From the genome of Streptomyces spinoverrucosus:
ACTGGGGGCAGTGGGCAGATCGATCTGCGCCACCTGGGTGTGGGCCTCCTCGAAGTCTCCCTGGCCCATGGCCGCGAGATGACGGGCCGAGAGGGCGTACGCCATGGTGGCGCTCATGCCGCGAGGCGCCGCCCAGGTGGTGGTCTCCTTGCTGCGGGACCGGGCCAGGTCCACGTCGCCGCGCAGTGCGGCGCCCGATGACAACACGGCCCTGATCTGACGCTCCCAGAACGAGTAGCCGTAGCGGGTCGCCAGCTCCAGCCCCTGCAGCGCGAGCTCCTCGGCCTCGTCCCACTGCCCGTGCACGTAGGAGTCCTGGCAGAGCAGCATCAGTCCGGGAACCACCATGGCGATCGCGCCACCGTCCCGCTCCCGCTCGATCATGCCGCGGACCACGTACCGGTATTCGGACAGGATGTCCATCGCAAGCGCTGCGAAGGCCAGCGGAATGACCTCCCAGGGGGCGGCGGCCGGAGGGAGCGCCGCGAAGGCGCGGGCCAGGCCCTGCCTTATGGAGTCGCTGGTGCGGGTGGGATCGACGTACGCGTCGTAGCACAACCGGAAGGAGACGACCTGCTCGGGCTCGAAGCGGGCCATGGTCTTCCTGAGCAGCTCCCACGGCTGCGGCCGCAGGGTGTAGAGGCTGACCAGCAGCAGCGCATAGAGGATGCCGTACCTGTCCCAGGAGTCCGGTCCGGCGTCCTCGCTGGAGTCCAGCGCCCGGGTCAGCAGCCGGTACGCGGCGGTGACGTCGCCCTCGTTGTTCGTGAGCAGGTGGGCGGTGGCGGTGAAGACCAGTGCGTCAGGGGTCTCCGGGGTCTGTCCGGCGTCCGCCAGCAGCCAGGTGACCTGGTCGAGCCGACCGGCCATGGTGGCGAGGTGGGCGGCCTCGACCAGGCGCCGGGACCGGTCTCCGGGGTGCGGGCTGAGTTCCCCCGCGCGTACGAGGGTGGCCACCGCGGTCGACGCGCGGCCGCGCCGCCGCGCGAGCAGGGCCGCCTTGTCCAGCGCCCGGGCGACGGCCTCGTCGGGTCCGGTGCTCGCCTCGGCCAGATGGCACGCCTGCCGCTCGGGGTCGAAGGCCAAGGCGTCGGCGAGGGCCTGGTGCGCGGCCCGGCGCTCGCCCGGCAGGGCCAGATACGCGACCGCCGAGCGGGTCAGTGGATGGCTGAAGGTGACCTGGCCGGAGGCGGCGTCGGCACGGACCATCCCTGCCCGCTGTGCCGGGACCAGGTCGTCCGGGTCCAGGAAGCCCCGGGCCGCGGCCCTGATGGTGCCCAGGCCGTCGTCGGCCGCCAGTGCGGCCAGGAGGAGTGCCTTCCTGGTCGTGCCGGGCAGCTGATCGAGCCCGGGTGCGAAGATGTCCAGCAGCCGCTCGGAGAGGGGCAGCACGCTGGGCAGCGGCTGTGCGCCGAAACGCTGCCGGTCGTTCAGAGTCGCC
Proteins encoded in this window:
- a CDS encoding helix-turn-helix transcriptional regulator; protein product: MGRADELALIDSLLADQDRSGYGPMGRGLLLRGDPGVGKTALLDIAVARGSAAGWRVLRACGVEFEAGISFATIHQMLYPLRADVDRLPGLQRDVLHRLFELTPEALPDPLTAGTAVLALLDAAAAESPLLLVADDAPWIDPASATVLAFAVRRLAHAPVVLLAAGRTGLEGLLHHVGLPERMVRPLDDQSASELLEVRWPGLAPTVRRRLLAQAAGSPLALQELPATLNDRQRFGAQPLPSVLPLSERLLDIFAPGLDQLPGTTRKALLLAALAADDGLGTIRAAARGFLDPDDLVPAQRAGMVRADAASGQVTFSHPLTRSAVAYLALPGERRAAHQALADALAFDPERQACHLAEASTGPDEAVARALDKAALLARRRGRASTAVATLVRAGELSPHPGDRSRRLVEAAHLATMAGRLDQVTWLLADAGQTPETPDALVFTATAHLLTNNEGDVTAAYRLLTRALDSSEDAGPDSWDRYGILYALLLVSLYTLRPQPWELLRKTMARFEPEQVVSFRLCYDAYVDPTRTSDSIRQGLARAFAALPPAAAPWEVIPLAFAALAMDILSEYRYVVRGMIERERDGGAIAMVVPGLMLLCQDSYVHGQWDEAEELALQGLELATRYGYSFWERQIRAVLSSGAALRGDVDLARSRSKETTTWAAPRGMSATMAYALSARHLAAMGQGDFEEAHTQVAQIDLPTAPSAGIPNRWVVLDLVEAAMRTGRREEARAHVVAAQRAGLHRIGTRMALITAAAAAVAADDDEAAALFEAALALPEVARYPWEQARIQFAYGQWLRRTRDTAHARIQLRAAMETFDRIGARAMVQRARNELRATGVAAAGRSDTAAPELTAQERQIADLAATGLTNKEIGARLFLSPRTVGSHLHRLFPKLGITTRAALRAALEARYPEAHSGGEFQS